A stretch of the Acidobacteriota bacterium genome encodes the following:
- a CDS encoding IPT/TIG domain-containing protein, with product MFRSLNFTRSLLHKRRANTLLTLLSLVLGGLLITNWQFISNATASQTNFKSQIPKTTAVTPPVTTITTLRAAQASAFTPTLTQDNLEQQQGCTVGCGATVPATATTGQAVAFAATATPAGCATQPTYDWDFGDGTARSTQQNPSKTYAAPGTFNWRLTVSAGSGSTNISTVAGGVGEEAPARQSPYNTPFALARDPQNRGLYIMDQGGGSYVLRFVNTTNAAVTIGGREIAAGTNRLLAGLGNDDLGDNVPGPQVSLFDSNALTVHPNGNLVYFTALQPARVRVLNVSNTNQSIGGGITVGPGNVATLATINNGDGLNGIAVNANGDAFVASAGTGLNRVYKITAAGGVSNFAGNGAVTSVKDAFSAGPANNIALLNPRAVELDPSGNLYIADSGHLRVIRVDGSGNATLVTQFAQPDQGIGPTYPNGLAWLNGNLYAALGNAQTIVRLTNGQAIVAGRDGVSCDYASSQNNCGDGGPATGVNNVGFFMLGSSGTPPLSHIEADNTGIFIPDQGSIQRGRIRYLNLSGAAVTILGTTINPNQVNTIIGSGGTPPYDGGPAKSGALAVANGVAVDANNNLWISDTSVNRLRFVNRGATSITLFANTPASQVVAGGAIVSVNKDVGAGPTDDTSVNQAGFETPQGLFVNAQGVFIADSRNGGVAGAPGTPGARKAGLIRFVNTTSTGVTLFPNASGGGAPIVVPPGFIRAIAGGSEDGGSIGNGNFALNAKFIAPADVVVAANGDIFVADVGNKAVRKIAGLTGIVSSLSLPAFEYTGLALDSGGRLFVVNNDNGQILRENAAGGGTFSVLATVSKPLDVAVDAGGNAYVTSADHKVFRITSGGQVSTLAGTTQGFDGDNGSASSAKLNIMPTPISIGTITNIFVDVTDGIAVNAAGEIFFNDVGNNRVRRIATGEVSCVRTGTITISGGDNPAPTLTTLTPNVRGVGQGAFTLSLTGTGFTQSSQVRWVGSARPTTYVSPTQLTAAITAADVATAGSFTVTVFNPTPGGGTSAGLNFTVQPLNPMPTINTLAPNTAAVGTSFTLTVTGSGFINSSVVRWENNNRTTTFVNENTLRAQIPASDLATAGVADITVVNPEPGGGTSNLGRFTIIAQNPAPTLTNITPSFVPTGNQPVTVTVNGTGFAFNSVVRLGGQDRPTTFVNNTQLTVALPAADVAAAGTKQITVFTPTPGGGVTSAATLTVGALAVSLSAASFQRDVATAEMIVAMFGVEMATSTVSATGTELPTTLAGTTVKIRDVAGTERLAPLFFVSAGQINYLVPAGTAVGPAVAIVTAGNGKLSVSNLDIQVVSPGLFTANANGAGVPAAILYRQKANGQVTFEEITQVQGGTLVPRPLDLGPAGDVVLIIAFGTGVRGHANSPTAVTCTIGGAGVDVPFAAAQGGLFGLDQLNIGPLPRSLAGRGPVDMVITVDGKAANTVQLNIR from the coding sequence ATGTTTCGATCTTTGAACTTCACGCGCAGCCTGTTGCACAAACGCCGGGCTAACACATTACTCACACTGCTGAGCCTGGTGTTGGGCGGTCTGTTGATTACGAACTGGCAGTTCATTTCCAACGCAACGGCTTCCCAAACCAATTTCAAATCCCAAATCCCTAAAACCACCGCAGTGACGCCACCCGTCACGACGATCACGACGCTGCGCGCGGCGCAAGCTTCCGCTTTCACACCAACTCTGACCCAAGACAATCTGGAACAACAACAGGGCTGCACCGTCGGCTGTGGCGCAACGGTGCCAGCCACTGCCACGACCGGCCAGGCGGTCGCTTTTGCCGCCACCGCAACCCCGGCTGGTTGTGCGACACAACCCACCTACGATTGGGACTTCGGTGACGGCACGGCGCGTTCAACGCAGCAAAACCCGAGCAAGACTTACGCGGCTCCCGGCACCTTCAACTGGCGCCTCACGGTGAGCGCAGGCTCGGGCAGCACTAACATCAGCACGGTGGCCGGCGGCGTGGGCGAAGAGGCTCCAGCGCGGCAATCACCTTACAACACGCCGTTTGCCCTGGCGCGCGACCCGCAAAATCGCGGCCTTTATATTATGGATCAAGGCGGCGGCTCGTATGTGCTGCGCTTCGTGAACACGACGAATGCGGCGGTGACCATCGGTGGACGTGAAATCGCCGCTGGCACGAACCGGTTGCTGGCAGGTTTAGGCAATGATGATTTGGGCGACAATGTGCCAGGTCCGCAAGTGTCCCTCTTCGACAGCAACGCCCTGACTGTGCACCCCAATGGCAATTTAGTTTATTTCACGGCCCTGCAACCGGCGCGCGTGCGCGTGTTGAATGTCTCGAACACGAACCAATCTATCGGCGGCGGTATTACCGTTGGCCCCGGCAATGTGGCGACGCTGGCGACAATCAACAATGGCGACGGCCTGAATGGCATCGCCGTCAACGCCAATGGCGACGCTTTTGTCGCCTCAGCAGGCACAGGCCTTAATCGTGTTTATAAGATCACGGCGGCGGGCGGCGTTTCGAACTTTGCCGGCAACGGCGCGGTGACTTCGGTCAAAGACGCGTTCAGCGCCGGCCCGGCCAACAACATCGCATTGCTGAATCCGCGCGCCGTCGAACTTGATCCAAGTGGCAATTTGTACATCGCCGATTCCGGCCATTTGCGCGTCATCCGCGTGGACGGTTCCGGCAATGCGACGCTCGTGACGCAATTCGCTCAGCCTGACCAAGGCATCGGCCCGACGTATCCGAATGGGTTGGCCTGGTTAAACGGCAATTTGTACGCCGCCCTGGGCAATGCGCAAACGATCGTGCGGCTGACCAATGGCCAGGCGATTGTGGCGGGCCGCGACGGCGTCTCGTGCGACTATGCCAGTTCGCAAAACAATTGCGGCGATGGCGGCCCGGCGACCGGCGTGAACAATGTCGGATTCTTTATGCTGGGCAGTTCGGGCACACCGCCCCTCTCGCATATCGAAGCGGACAACACAGGCATCTTTATTCCCGACCAGGGCAGCATCCAACGGGGCCGCATTCGCTATCTCAATCTGTCGGGTGCGGCGGTCACCATCCTGGGCACCACGATCAACCCGAATCAAGTCAACACCATCATCGGCAGCGGCGGAACACCGCCGTATGACGGTGGGCCGGCCAAGTCTGGCGCGCTCGCGGTGGCCAACGGGGTCGCGGTGGACGCCAACAACAATTTGTGGATTTCGGATACCAGCGTCAATCGGCTGCGTTTCGTGAATCGCGGCGCGACCTCGATCACGCTGTTCGCGAATACACCCGCCTCGCAAGTGGTCGCGGGCGGCGCCATCGTTTCGGTCAACAAGGACGTGGGGGCAGGCCCCACCGATGACACCAGCGTGAATCAAGCCGGTTTTGAAACGCCTCAAGGCTTGTTCGTCAACGCCCAAGGTGTTTTCATCGCCGACTCCCGGAATGGCGGCGTGGCCGGTGCTCCGGGTACCCCAGGCGCACGTAAAGCCGGCCTGATTCGCTTCGTCAACACGACTTCCACTGGTGTGACGCTGTTTCCCAATGCAAGCGGCGGCGGCGCGCCGATTGTCGTGCCGCCTGGTTTCATTCGCGCCATTGCCGGCGGCAGCGAAGACGGTGGCAGCATCGGCAACGGCAACTTTGCGTTGAATGCCAAGTTCATCGCGCCGGCGGATGTAGTGGTTGCGGCCAACGGCGATATTTTCGTCGCCGATGTCGGCAACAAGGCGGTGCGCAAGATCGCGGGTTTGACCGGCATCGTTTCGAGTTTGAGTTTACCGGCATTTGAATACACCGGTCTCGCCCTGGATAGCGGCGGTCGCCTGTTTGTCGTCAACAATGACAACGGCCAGATTTTGCGTGAGAACGCGGCGGGCGGCGGCACGTTTTCGGTTTTGGCGACGGTGTCCAAACCGCTGGACGTGGCGGTGGACGCGGGCGGCAATGCCTATGTCACCAGCGCTGACCACAAGGTTTTCCGCATCACCTCCGGCGGGCAGGTTTCGACACTCGCCGGCACGACCCAGGGCTTTGACGGCGATAACGGTTCAGCGTCCAGCGCCAAGCTGAATATCATGCCGACGCCCATCAGCATCGGCACGATCACCAACATCTTTGTGGATGTGACGGACGGCATCGCCGTCAATGCTGCCGGAGAAATCTTCTTCAATGACGTCGGCAATAACCGCGTGCGCCGCATTGCCACAGGCGAAGTAAGCTGTGTGCGCACGGGCACGATCACGATCAGCGGCGGCGACAATCCGGCGCCAACCTTAACTACCCTCACGCCGAATGTGCGCGGCGTGGGCCAAGGCGCCTTCACGTTGTCGCTGACAGGCACGGGCTTTACGCAGTCTTCGCAAGTGCGCTGGGTCGGGTCGGCGCGTCCGACCACCTATGTCAGCCCAACCCAATTGACGGCGGCCATTACGGCGGCGGATGTCGCCACCGCTGGCAGCTTCACGGTGACGGTTTTCAATCCCACCCCGGGCGGCGGCACTTCGGCAGGGCTGAACTTTACGGTGCAGCCACTCAATCCGATGCCGACCATCAACACCTTGGCGCCGAATACGGCGGCGGTGGGAACGTCCTTCACGCTCACGGTAACCGGCTCAGGCTTCATCAACTCTTCGGTCGTGCGTTGGGAAAATAACAATCGCACCACGACGTTCGTCAACGAAAACACCTTGCGCGCGCAAATCCCGGCGAGTGATTTGGCAACGGCGGGCGTGGCGGATATTACGGTGGTGAATCCGGAACCGGGCGGCGGCACGTCGAACCTGGGACGGTTCACCATCATTGCCCAGAACCCCGCGCCCACGCTGACCAATATCACGCCTAGCTTCGTGCCGACGGGCAATCAACCGGTCACGGTGACGGTCAACGGGACGGGCTTCGCCTTTAATTCCGTTGTGCGTTTAGGCGGCCAGGATCGCCCGACGACCTTCGTCAACAACACTCAATTGACGGTAGCGCTACCAGCCGCTGATGTTGCGGCGGCGGGAACCAAGCAGATCACCGTCTTTACACCTACGCCGGGTGGAGGTGTGACATCTGCGGCAACATTGACCGTGGGTGCCTTGGCGGTCAGTCTTTCGGCGGCCAGCTTCCAACGCGATGTCGCCACCGCCGAGATGATCGTGGCAATGTTCGGCGTCGAAATGGCGACCAGCACGGTGAGCGCGACTGGCACGGAGTTGCCAACCACGTTGGCGGGCACGACAGTAAAAATCCGTGACGTGGCGGGAACAGAACGCCTGGCGCCACTCTTCTTCGTTTCGGCTGGCCAGATCAACTACTTGGTACCGGCAGGCACTGCGGTGGGGCCGGCTGTGGCCATCGTTACCGCCGGTAACGGCAAACTTTCGGTCAGCAATCTGGACATCCAAGTTGTTTCGCCAGGCCTGTTCACGGCCAACGCCAATGGCGCGGGTGTCCCGGCAGCGATTCTGTACCGGCAAAAGGCCAACGGCCAAGTCACCTTCGAAGAAATCACGCAAGTGCAAGGCGGCACGCTGGTGCCCAGACCACTTGATCTAGGCCCGGCAGGTGATGTTGTGCTGATCATCGCTTTCGGCACCGGCGTTCGCGGGCACGCCAATTCGCCAACGGCAGTCACCTGCACGATTGGCGGCGCAGGTGTGGATGTCCCGTTTGCGGCGGCGCAAGGCGGGTTGTTCGGTCTCGATCAGTTAAACATTGGGCCGTTGCCCCGCTCCCTGGCGGGCCGCGGGCCGGTGGATATGGTGATCACCGTGGATGGCAAAGCCGCGAACACCGTGCAACTCAACATTCGCTAA
- a CDS encoding GNAT family N-acetyltransferase, which yields MKAEFKRAALADVEVLFGMMQDFYAHEGLALDETNARRALLGLLQNESYGLVLLIVVGADVAGYTVLTLGYSLEFGGMDAFVDELYLRAPHRGHGLGKEALEFLAQMCIGLGIRALHLEVERANTRAQAVYRQFGFVDHDRYLLTKWLA from the coding sequence ATGAAGGCTGAATTCAAACGCGCCGCGCTGGCTGATGTCGAAGTCCTGTTCGGCATGATGCAAGACTTCTATGCGCACGAAGGGCTGGCGCTTGACGAAACTAACGCGCGGCGCGCCTTGTTGGGACTCTTGCAAAATGAGTCTTATGGCTTGGTCTTGCTGATTGTGGTTGGTGCCGACGTGGCTGGCTATACAGTGCTCACGCTGGGCTACAGTTTGGAATTCGGCGGGATGGACGCCTTTGTAGATGAATTGTATTTGCGCGCGCCCCATCGCGGGCATGGGTTGGGGAAAGAGGCGTTGGAATTTTTAGCGCAGATGTGCATCGGGTTGGGTATACGCGCCTTGCATCTGGAAGTCGAGCGCGCCAACACACGTGCCCAGGCGGTGTATCGTCAGTTCGGTTTTGTTGATCACGACCGTTACCTGCTGACGAAGTGGCTGGCGTAG
- a CDS encoding DUF3298 and DUF4163 domain-containing protein encodes MKLSSNLWLLVLAALCAVLGACQKESNPANEPGSPKAETAARVTPEPALLAMPELVSAAPTEFKKVLTGKLDNKLALHVELERKGAKLTGSYYYEKVGAANVAEKLLSLAGKIDKEGKVTLVETAFSGDKGDEKSGEFKGALDGVTINGEQTLRFLGVWTDVKGKKSLPVTLQELRYDLGGLKFSEKQIQETNKKARLEITASVPQLSGDAAGAEAFNKTALALITKAIAQFKKDAAEAVKAEQEAATSEQKPLSQQATAAAEKSGAGQSAAPALKENKPAELPPLTFDSGYEVVYANAEMVSVLFSYSTYFGGAHPNRSSLAFNYDLKRAAEVKLPDLFAPKAGYLKVIADYSIKELKKLHTTDGVAEGAAAKAENFKRWNVTPLGLRFTFDPYQVGPYATGEHEVTVPYALLKSLANPAGWLAKLANV; translated from the coding sequence ATGAAATTGAGCAGCAACTTATGGTTGTTGGTATTGGCTGCCCTTTGCGCCGTTCTGGGCGCTTGCCAAAAAGAGTCCAACCCAGCCAATGAGCCTGGTTCGCCGAAAGCTGAAACGGCGGCGCGGGTCACTCCCGAACCAGCGCTGTTGGCCATGCCTGAACTGGTCAGCGCCGCGCCCACGGAATTCAAAAAAGTCTTGACCGGCAAGCTGGACAATAAGCTTGCCTTGCACGTGGAGCTTGAACGCAAAGGCGCCAAGCTGACCGGCAGCTATTATTATGAAAAAGTTGGCGCGGCCAATGTCGCGGAAAAGCTGCTTTCGCTGGCGGGCAAGATAGACAAAGAGGGCAAGGTCACGCTGGTTGAAACCGCGTTCTCGGGTGATAAAGGAGACGAAAAAAGCGGTGAGTTCAAAGGCGCGCTCGACGGCGTGACGATCAACGGTGAACAGACATTACGCTTCCTGGGCGTCTGGACGGATGTGAAGGGCAAGAAGTCGCTCCCGGTGACGTTGCAAGAATTACGCTATGACTTGGGCGGGCTTAAATTCAGCGAAAAACAAATTCAGGAAACGAACAAGAAGGCGCGGCTGGAAATCACGGCCAGCGTTCCGCAACTGAGCGGAGACGCGGCGGGCGCTGAAGCCTTCAATAAAACCGCGCTGGCGCTCATCACAAAAGCGATTGCCCAATTCAAGAAAGATGCCGCCGAAGCCGTTAAAGCCGAACAGGAGGCCGCGACCTCGGAACAGAAACCCCTTTCTCAGCAAGCCACGGCCGCTGCTGAAAAATCTGGTGCAGGCCAATCCGCTGCTCCTGCGCTGAAAGAAAATAAGCCTGCGGAGTTGCCGCCGCTCACCTTTGATAGCGGTTATGAAGTGGTCTACGCTAATGCCGAGATGGTGAGCGTGTTGTTCAGTTACTCGACCTATTTTGGCGGCGCGCATCCGAATCGTTCCTCGCTGGCGTTCAATTACGATCTGAAACGCGCCGCTGAAGTGAAGCTGCCGGATTTGTTTGCGCCCAAAGCGGGCTATCTGAAAGTCATTGCGGATTACAGCATCAAAGAGTTGAAGAAGTTGCATACTACCGACGGCGTAGCGGAAGGGGCTGCCGCGAAGGCTGAAAATTTCAAACGTTGGAATGTCACGCCTTTAGGCTTGCGGTTCACTTTCGATCCTTATCAAGTCGGCCCTTATGCGACAGGCGAGCACGAAGTCACAGTCCCTTACGCGCTGTTAAAATCGCTCGCCAATCCGGCAGGCTGGTTGGCGAAGTTGGCGAACGTCTGA
- a CDS encoding CHAT domain-containing protein yields MKLGRSGDKRAIRQRSNGLLFFILLVGALGWLFKSESSVRWFEQTTRRGVAYAETLATHTQTFRLIPDNTAALAAKHFQQAQAALATAALAPAQAELEKALSFAELALTRTTTLAQADEDLQLVRQYYQVYLGVLLQRHQLQPEEGFATRAWEAHDRLRWLLSQQAKNSSRAVSRMLTVAEVQQQLLDEQSLLLEYALGEEQSYLWAITKIGFACFTLPGRAVLEPKAARLHELLSTQPDQAIDDPNAEFDTLARELSGWLLKPVAAQMRLRQLLIVTDGILQQVPFSALPVPESTVAKNRPARLTETSLLAQHEVVNLPAAATGVWLRQRHPQPASPPQTAEPFAGSVAVIADPVFGKYDERVRVQRAPAVETPTPATFQLGGLDGMLTRLRYLDLRQVFASESEVQQMLLARLPAARTEAEAILKLAPHSEKWLDFEASRSLALSGKLAAYPVLHFATHGVLDPADPAASGLLLSQVNERGEAVNGLLLSREISQLNLSAELVVLSACESGLDELASDRPSHSVAQSFMQAGAHRVVASLWKVNDAATAELMQRFYAKLFGAAALRPAQALRAAQLELARAGRWRRPFYWAGFVLAGEG; encoded by the coding sequence ATGAAGTTGGGACGTTCAGGAGATAAACGCGCGATTCGGCAGCGATCAAACGGCCTTCTTTTTTTCATCTTGTTGGTGGGGGCACTAGGCTGGCTGTTCAAATCGGAAAGCAGTGTGCGTTGGTTTGAACAAACCACGCGGCGGGGTGTGGCGTATGCCGAAACGCTGGCCACGCACACGCAAACCTTCCGGCTCATTCCGGATAACACGGCGGCCTTGGCGGCCAAACACTTTCAACAGGCGCAGGCCGCGCTGGCGACAGCCGCTTTAGCTCCGGCGCAGGCCGAATTGGAAAAGGCGCTTTCCTTTGCCGAATTGGCCTTGACCCGCACGACCACTTTAGCGCAAGCGGACGAGGATTTGCAGTTGGTACGCCAGTACTACCAAGTGTATTTGGGCGTATTGTTACAACGCCATCAGTTGCAACCCGAAGAAGGCTTTGCGACGCGGGCTTGGGAAGCTCATGACAGATTGCGCTGGCTGCTTTCCCAGCAAGCGAAAAACTCTTCGCGAGCCGTGTCCAGAATGCTCACGGTGGCCGAGGTGCAACAGCAACTGCTGGATGAGCAAAGCCTGTTGCTCGAATACGCTTTGGGGGAAGAGCAAAGTTATCTCTGGGCTATTACGAAAATTGGGTTTGCCTGCTTCACCTTGCCGGGCCGGGCAGTGTTGGAACCCAAAGCCGCCCGCTTGCACGAATTGTTGAGCACACAACCGGATCAAGCGATAGATGACCCCAATGCGGAGTTCGATACGTTGGCGCGCGAACTCAGCGGTTGGTTGTTAAAACCGGTGGCCGCACAAATGAGGCTGCGCCAACTGCTGATCGTCACGGATGGAATTTTGCAGCAGGTGCCGTTTAGCGCTTTGCCTGTGCCTGAAAGTACGGTTGCCAAGAACCGGCCCGCACGTTTGACCGAGACCTCATTATTGGCGCAACACGAAGTCGTTAATTTACCGGCAGCCGCAACAGGCGTGTGGTTGCGCCAGCGTCATCCGCAACCCGCTTCGCCGCCGCAGACAGCCGAGCCGTTCGCTGGTTCCGTGGCCGTTATTGCTGATCCGGTTTTCGGTAAGTATGACGAACGCGTCCGCGTGCAGCGCGCGCCCGCAGTTGAAACACCCACGCCCGCCACGTTTCAACTGGGTGGTTTGGATGGCATGCTGACGCGCTTGCGGTATCTGGATTTGCGACAGGTTTTTGCCTCGGAAAGCGAGGTACAGCAGATGTTGCTGGCTCGGTTGCCAGCCGCCCGCACTGAAGCCGAGGCGATTCTCAAACTGGCTCCGCACAGCGAGAAATGGCTCGATTTTGAGGCCAGTCGCAGTCTGGCGCTGAGTGGCAAACTCGCCGCCTATCCGGTGCTTCATTTTGCCACGCACGGCGTGCTTGATCCCGCCGACCCGGCGGCTTCCGGTTTATTGCTTTCCCAAGTGAACGAGCGCGGCGAGGCGGTGAATGGCCTGCTATTAAGCCGGGAAATCAGTCAACTGAACCTGTCGGCAGAGTTGGTGGTTTTGAGCGCTTGTGAATCGGGCCTGGACGAGTTGGCGTCTGATCGCCCATCGCACAGCGTGGCGCAAAGCTTCATGCAAGCGGGCGCTCATCGCGTGGTGGCGAGTCTGTGGAAGGTCAATGATGCCGCGACGGCGGAATTGATGCAGCGGTTTTATGCGAAATTGTTTGGCGCTGCGGCCCTGCGTCCGGCGCAGGCCTTGCGCGCGGCGCAACTGGAACTGGCGCGTGCTGGCCGCTGGCGCAGGCCCTTTTACTGGGCAGGATTCGTTTTAGCAGGCGAAGGCTGA
- a CDS encoding CTP synthase, whose translation MPKYIFVTGGVVSGLGKGIAAASIAALLEARGLKVTLMKFDPYINVDPGTMSPFQHGEVFVTDDGAETDLDLGHYERYSHARLTKANNWTSGRIYLSVIEKERRGDYLGKTIQVIPHITNEIKDAIKTVAQSHDIVIVEIGGTVGDIESLPFLEAIRQMGNEVGRHNAIFVHLTLVPYLAASAELKTKPTQHSVKELLTIGIQPDILLCRCDRELPSEMKAKIALFCNVSTDAVITAPDVKTVYEIPLMFNREGLDQLIVDLLRLPLGDTDLRQWAALVSRIRSLRESVTIGIIGKYVGYEDSYKSLNEALHHGGFANHVKVKFNWIESDELMTDERWEDRLRELDAILVPGGFGKRGVSGMIRAISFARKYHKPFFGICLGMQCASLEFARNVCGLEQADSTEFAEDTPDPVIFKLRDLLGVDQLGGTMRLGAYPCNLREDSLAQRIYGTDEISERHRHRYEFNPAYIDPLAENGLVFSGKSPDGKFVEIVELPDHPWFLGCQFHPELKSKPLAPHPLFVSFIKAAHEHRLQDEAGEVKKEGEALLTSASD comes from the coding sequence ATGCCGAAATACATCTTTGTAACTGGTGGAGTGGTCAGCGGCTTGGGCAAAGGCATCGCCGCCGCTTCGATTGCTGCGTTGCTGGAAGCGCGCGGTCTGAAAGTCACGTTGATGAAGTTCGATCCCTACATCAACGTTGACCCCGGCACGATGTCGCCGTTCCAACACGGCGAAGTTTTCGTCACCGATGACGGCGCGGAAACCGATCTGGACTTGGGCCATTACGAACGCTACTCGCACGCGCGGTTGACCAAAGCCAATAACTGGACTTCGGGGCGTATTTATCTTTCCGTCATCGAGAAAGAACGGCGCGGCGATTATCTGGGCAAGACGATCCAAGTCATCCCGCACATCACCAACGAAATCAAAGACGCGATCAAAACCGTTGCCCAAAGCCACGACATCGTCATCGTCGAAATCGGCGGCACCGTCGGCGACATCGAATCGCTGCCCTTCCTCGAAGCCATCCGCCAGATGGGCAACGAAGTCGGACGCCACAACGCGATCTTCGTGCACCTGACGCTGGTTCCCTACCTCGCCGCTTCTGCTGAACTGAAAACCAAACCGACGCAGCATTCGGTCAAAGAACTGCTGACCATCGGGATTCAGCCCGACATTCTGCTTTGCCGTTGCGACCGCGAATTGCCCAGTGAGATGAAGGCCAAGATCGCGCTCTTCTGCAACGTCTCGACAGACGCCGTCATCACCGCGCCCGATGTCAAAACCGTTTACGAAATCCCATTGATGTTCAACCGCGAAGGTCTCGATCAATTGATCGTAGACTTGTTGCGCTTGCCACTTGGTGATACCGATTTGCGTCAATGGGCGGCGCTGGTCAGCCGCATTCGCAGCCTGCGCGAATCGGTCACCATCGGCATCATTGGCAAATACGTCGGTTACGAAGATTCCTACAAGAGCCTGAATGAAGCACTGCATCACGGCGGCTTCGCCAATCACGTCAAGGTCAAATTCAACTGGATCGAAAGTGATGAGTTGATGACCGACGAACGCTGGGAAGACCGTTTGCGCGAACTTGACGCCATCCTGGTGCCTGGCGGCTTCGGCAAACGCGGCGTCAGCGGCATGATCCGCGCGATCAGCTTTGCACGAAAGTATCACAAACCCTTTTTCGGCATCTGCCTCGGCATGCAATGCGCCTCGCTCGAATTCGCGCGCAATGTCTGTGGCTTGGAACAGGCCGATTCGACCGAGTTTGCCGAAGACACGCCCGATCCGGTGATCTTCAAACTGCGCGACCTGCTGGGCGTAGACCAACTCGGCGGCACAATGCGGCTGGGCGCGTATCCCTGCAACTTGCGCGAGGACTCGCTCGCGCAACGCATTTATGGCACAGATGAAATCAGCGAACGCCATCGCCATCGTTACGAATTCAATCCGGCCTACATTGACCCGCTAGCCGAGAACGGCCTCGTCTTCAGCGGCAAATCCCCTGACGGCAAATTCGTAGAGATTGTCGAACTGCCCGATCACCCCTGGTTTCTGGGCTGCCAATTTCATCCCGAATTGAAATCGAAACCGCTCGCGCCGCATCCGCTCTTCGTCAGCTTTATCAAGGCCGCGCACGAACACCGGTTGCAGGATGAAGCGGGTGAGGTCAAAAAAGAAGGCGAAGCATTGCTGACAAGCGCCAGCGATTAA